A stretch of DNA from Cryptomeria japonica chromosome 4, Sugi_1.0, whole genome shotgun sequence:
tatgatgcagtagagaaaggaatctatgtcaagatgatataattcttttctaatttggataaataattaagaaaaaaggtggtgggaattggaaagagttatatttcagcacacacaacttttcaaatttattgaaaaatatctatttattaaaaatagtaaaaaaaatatccatgcactaaagtttttaagttatcaatatacaaaaaagcAATCAAGATAAAAAGGCAAAATtgactaaataaagtgtggtggcttgtgtaacttcaatttcaacattttttaagCATCTAAATTATAGTGTTaattttataaaaaactacattcaaataattttattaattttattaaaattataaaaataaaatagacataagaatatgaATTTTATTACTTTACATTATTTAAAAatacaaaacatatatttcactttctattgattaaactttaaaaaaatgaatcaacattgaccatttcctttataaaagtgtgacacaactttgtacttttacccaaccgtggtttttacctatttgggttttccacgtacaaacacttatgttatggtggatgctttactttttgttgaTGCGgtcatatcattttttattgcatgcattgTATTTAAAaactttgttaagttcatctactggttagtgtttgaagtagttttagttttggtgtcactaattcacctcccgtctcagtgattttcaagtccatcagatAATTCACTTCATGGGAGTTtgataatttttgtgaaattaataAGGTTTGAAGAAACTTTTCTACTTTGACGACTCCTCAGTAGAatagtgttgtggaaagaaagaataggacagtTACAGAGATGGCTAGGACTTTGTTAAAATATGTTAATCTAGCGAATGTGTATTGGAGAGCAGTAGTACATACTTATGTATATATATTCTTAACAAAGTTTCAATCAGGGTAAATCATACTataacaccttatgaattgtggaaTGGAAGACtccctactatgaaatattttaaaaattttggaagcaaatgttatatcagaagaggtGAAAATAGTCTTGGGAATTTTGACACTAGAGAAAATGAAGGGATCTTTCTGAGATATTCTACAAATAGCCAAGCTTACTGGTGTTTCAACAAATGGCTAAAACAAAATAGTAGAGAGTACGAATACAGAGGTATGAGAAGGGTGGAATTAGATTGAACCTAACACTGAAAAAGAGGTTGAGATTATTCCAAAAATTATAGAGAAGACAAGTGATTTGGAAGAGAAAAAGGAGAATGaaacaaatgaagaagaaggagaGGAAGACACAGAAAAAAATCTTGCTAAGTATATCCATAAGCATCATTTTTAAAATCAAGTAATTGGAGATAAGGCAagaggtgttcaaacaagaaggaaaattgcAAAATCAAAAGAACAAGCCAACTACTATCTTCTGTCAATGACTGAGTTAAAGACTTATGAGGAAGTAAATAAAGATGAATGTTGGGTAAAATCAATGGAATACTATGAACAAGACTTGGGAGCTGGTACCTAGCTgggtggacaagaatgtgatagaaactatatgggtattcaggaacaaactaaatgaacaaGGACAAGTCACAAGAAATTAAGCAAGGCTAGCATGTAAAGGACATTCTTAGGTGGAAGGCatatattttgaagaaactttttcatcaatagcaaggatggaagctatacaTATACATTCTTCCATTTTATGCTTACAATAActttaaattttatcaaatggatgtcaagtcggcATTTTTTAATGTAGATCTGGAAGAAGAACTAtaaattgagcaaccagatgggttcaaACTATAGGAAGATCTATATATggtgtgcaaattgaagaaaactttgtaagggATCAACCAGGCTCCTAGGgcatggtatgcaagattagataggtATTTGATACAACATAATTCCACAAAAGGTACAAAAAATAGTAacctttatttcaagattgatgaagATAAGTTAAACTAATTATTATAGTTTATGTAATAGATGACATTATATTCAGATCAAATGATAACTTATGTAAATAATTTGCTAAAgaaatgcaaaaagagtttgaaataTTAATGATTGGTgggttatctttctttcttgggttacaAGTTATTCAATCTAAAATGGAATTTTTATCTCTAAAAGAAAGTATGTGAAAGAAATGTTAAAAAAATTTAAGTTTGATGGTTGTAAACCTGTTACAACTCCTTTGACCATTGGATAAAAGCTGAGCAAAGACGATGAGTCTTTGGAGGTTGATCAGAAGAAGTACAGAtcaatggttggtggattgttgtatctaACAACATCTAGATCAGATATCATGCAGGTTATTTATTTGGTGGCTAGATTTAAGGCTAATCCAAAGGTGACTTACATTGGAGATCCGGATAGTGTGGAGATCCGGATAAGAGTAATTTACATTGGAGAATATCTTTTTGGCCTATTAATTGTTTATGTGGACACACTATGTGTTGGAATGTTGTGGGTTATGTTCTAATATTTTTGGATTGGTGGATTGAACTTAGGAAGATGTTTTTTGGTCCtatctttctcctagagtggatcaccGTGTGTGTTTTTGGTCTCGAAGGTGTATTTTATTCCAGGATGACTTGCTTCAAGTTTTGATGATCTATTTGGTATATAAAATAATTTATGTGATTGAGTTGTATGTGAGAATAACAGAGAGTGTGATGTGGATATAGAGGGAAAAATTCACTAAAGAGAAAATATTAAGAGTTGTGTTCAAATAGTATGCAAGTTATTTATGACTGTGGTAGAGGTATGAGACAGTGTATTGACAGATAAGCTCAAAGTTGTGTGTGTTgttgttggtcacttgatgcaaaGTTCAATCACATCtttatgattaggagatccttaTTTTCAAATCAATTTGGTGTATCTTTCCCTATTGTAATTAGCATTAGGTTtgcaagtcatttttgtatcttgcccaaaGAGAAGATAACCTTGGTTCGCAACTccgtgttggcaattgacacttatctagtttagttgtgttgtcattgatggcaacatacatTATTTTGGGTTCaacacttaaccggtactcactgGTATTCATGATTCGACAACCGGCATTCAGAAAAAATGGcaaactaggaaccagtatatgaggctaacataggagattgatccgacaagtTTACATGGCAGTGATCAGCGACATTGGTCATGAAGTTTAAtgcatttgtttttgtctaggcCGACGTGTAAATAAATCGTGATAtctttgatggcaaagggggagagaaatagaAAGTTACTCTGAGAGAGAAAGATAATCGAGCACTATTTGACTGAGCAGATTGAGCACTATGTTTTGTAGATTGGTCTAGTATTTATATtggtcaagtgttgccatcaaggacaaaaggGGAGATCGTTGGAAGTATGCGTtgtttggttgtcattgatctcaaacttgttgttctagatAGTTGGTCCAAAAACTCTATGGTGTAGAGATATCCTGTTGTATTGGTGTTGCAATTATTCTATTGGCTGTTTCAGAAGTGTTTAGGTGTGGGAAGTGTTACTGATGTTGCTTTGTATttttatcttctttggttatgtttttggcaTTACAAATATGTTAGTTTTGTGGTTCGAAAATATCTTTGTATTATCCAAATGTTATAATATGTTTCATGTCCGGTTCTGGTATTCTATGTTAATGCtactttttggtttggatatgatttgtggaaggtaacTTGATGTGTTGTGGGTCTCATCGTAGTGTGTGGAGATCCGGAtaagagtaatttgcattggagaatatgtttttgGCCCATTAATTGTTTATGTGGACACACTATGTGTTGGAATGTTGTGGGTTATGTTCTAATATTTTTGGATTGGTGGATTGAACTTAGGAAGATTTATTTGGTCCGATCTCTCTCCTGAAGTGGATCACTATGTGTGTTTTTGGTCTGGAAGGTGTATTTTTATTTTAGGATGTCTTGTTTCAAGTTTTGATGATCTATTTGGTATATAACATAATTTGTGTGATTGAGTTGTATGTGACAATAATAGAGAGTGGTGTGGATATAGAGGGAAAAATTCACTAAAGAGCAAAGATTAAGAGTTGTGTTCGAATAGTATGCAAGTTGTTTACAACTGTGGTAGAGGTATGAGATAGTGTATTGATAGATAAGCTCAGAGTTGTGTGTGTTgttgttggtcacttgatgcaaaGTCTAAAACATAACggaaataaaataattaatgaatACAAAAATTAACACTTACAAAAAAAGTCTAAAAAATAGcagaaataaaataattaatgaatATAAAAATTAACAGCACACACTCTTCCTGTTTAAATCATACAATCCAAATCTTtatagaaatattattttatttaaaaatatttccaaacactcacattctttatgtttaaaagaaACAATCTAAATCCTTATAAAAATATTGTTCTAGTTCTAAAAATATTCTACAATTAAATCATATTCACAAAATGAAAATTTCATACTTGTTTGATAACAAACTTACCAAATAAATCATATAATGCTATTAAAGATCACAATAgtaatttatataaataaaatatcaaattattCAAGTGCTGTCCAATGAAATGGACCACAAATGGTTCAGAGTTTTGCTATATGCATATTACCATTTATTATTATTAGTATCATATTCTTGTTGGTTCTTCTTCTTTCTTACTATTTTGAAACTTCTATGAGTGAAAGATAGAAAGGTAATTCAATGATACTATAACCCTTGAACCCTGCTTTATAAAACAAGTTCTTAAATTCATCCTCTGTTCTCTCCTTTCCATCTGTGGAAACTGCCATCATTAATATATCAGACAATAGTCCCACTTGACTTTTGCTCCTTTTTGTCTTATCAATGACTGCATCCACAATTAATACCTTCCCATCCTCTGTTACAGCATCATAGCTCTTCTTTAATATTTTCAAACAGTGTTCATCATCCCAATTATGCAAAACTGTCtgtaagaaagaaaaaaaaattattgtttaaaaAAACATTTTCCATTTGAATAAAACATAATTTTTGAAAGAAACAGTGTACCTTTATGAAAATTGAATCTGCTGATGGAATTTCTTCAAACATATTACCCTCCACATGCTCTACTCCTGAAATATTAAATCTCTATAAGAAAATCACGCTATTTTTATACTGACCACATTAATGATATTTGAAATAACGATGTTTGAATTATTGTAATCTCTTTCAAACAGAGCGTTTGTAGATCAAAGACAACCCAAGATCTGCATTCagattagaaaaaaaaaaccaaaaaatacaaATTAAGTATGCATACAGATTGTTAAGTAATCATACTATAACTCTTTTTCTTACAGTTCTTTCACTAATGATAGATCGTAGAGTGTCTGAAACGTTGATGTAATAAAAAATCTTATACAATTGgatctaaaaattaaataataattataatataatgtaAAAATTTAATCTCTTAATAAATCGAATATCCCTTAATAAGAAACTGTTGCAGATGGAGATGATTACAGACCTTTTGTGGGAGGAGCAGTCCTTACAACATGAGGAAGGTCGAAATTGATGCCATGAATATGGGGATATTCCTTAACAATTGTAGATAATGCAGAACCTACTCCTCCTGCAACATCCACCACACTCTTGAAGCTCTTAAACCCATCATACACCTTACACACAGAAGCCATTACAGAGCTTGTCTGAGCAGTCATGGCATCATTGAACATTCTATTTGCCTCAGAATTCTTGCTGTTGTACTCGAAAATACTCATCCCATTGGCCTTGCTGAATGCTTGGCAGCCATCTATGACAGTATCATGAAGATATTGATAACCTTGTGTCATAATATTCTGATTCAAGAACAATAGAGTGGGCGCAGAAGATTCTTGCGGCTCATTATTTGCTAGCAACTTAGAGAGGCCAGTTGGGCCATATTTGAAGGCTCTGTTATCTGCTGTGGTCTCTTCAGTAAAGACTCCAATGGAAGCCAGAAGCCTCATGATTCTAGAGAGGTAGTCTATGTggacaggtttgtttgtggaagcAGAAATATGGGAAGCAATTTCCTCCACGGAGAGCTGATTTTGACTACCAATAATGTCAGGAATGTTAAGCAAAACAGCTGCTTGAAGGGCCATGGGCTTGGCTGCTGTAAGAAATATTTCATAGAGCTGGAGATGTGCCTCCATGGAAGACTCTAAGGAAGCCATTTTTGTCTGATTGATTGTAAACTTGACAGAGGAAGGTAAATATGCGTGATCTATTACAAACAAgtttcaatttatagaaaaatcgtTGATATTCCAGAGACTAAAGGAGCGGTGAAACGTTGGTTATTCTTAGATATTGAAAAGTGTTCAACACAATGTCGTCTGCGATGACGTTTACGGGTACCCACGTGGTTTGAATTGTGTGTCTTTTGCATGTGTTGTGAAAACTAGCAATTGAAGTCAATATGAAGGTGATGTGTTTGTGAAAATTAGCCTTTTTAGGAGTCTTTTTAGATCTGGATGGGTGTCTTTTTAGATCTGGATGGGTGTCCTTGTAAATGTTAATAATATTATTAGTTATTCTTAGATATTGAAATGTCTACCCAATTGTCAAAGTTTTTATTGCATGCGTTGTAAAAACTGGCCATTGAATTCAATATGAAGGTGGTCTGTTTCGCTTGGTTTGATATATTCAAATTAGCTATTCTTTAAACTTGACATATATTCAAGTTTTGTCTGATGTCGTGAAATGTGTTCAACGCAATGTCATATATTCAAACTAGCCATTGATATATTCAAGTTATGTCTGATGTCGTCAATTTATAAAAAAATCGTTAAAACTTGACATATGTTCAACGCAATGTCGTCTGAGATGACGTTTACGAGTACCCAATTGTCAAAGTTTTTATTGCATGCGTTGTAAAAACTGGCCATTGATGTAGTCATATATTATACATATACTCCCATCTTTCGCTGCTGTCAACTCTTCTAGTGTTGAAGACGGACAAAATAAGGAAATTTGATTGATTGAGCGTATTGTTAGGTTTTACTGTCTTGTGATGTAAAACTTAAATGAAGTTTTTCAGTTTTATTTTTTAAGATTCTATTTAGATTTCGATGGGTGTTTTTAGGGGAACCATATCAGTAGTCATTATAGTTCCTCTTGCATATCTATaattttttatagttttttatAGTTCATTTGGTGCTTTCACAGATTTTAAAAGGTACATTGGATTTTAACTTGACAAGGAAGGTATATATTTCTGATCAATTATAAACAAGTGACAATTTATAGAAAAATCGTGTAGATTTCATAGATCAAGGGAGTTGTGAAATCTGTTCAATAAACTGGTTCTAAAACCGCACATCAATAACACGAAAAGTCAATAacgtaatttttttcaaaaattacacaCAGTTGATTGTAACTAGTAGAATCAGCTATGATTTTGATTTtccgaaaattttcaaaaaaatcattaacACAAATTTAGCCAGTTTAGCCGTGTCTGTTTCCAATAACGTTTACGAGTACCCAATTGTCAAAAGTATTTTGTGCATGTGTTGTAAAAACTAGCCATTGAACTCAATATGGCTCTCTTTTCCTTGTGACATTCAAACTAGTCATTAATGTATCTAGCCATTAAGTTTTTCATGCATGAAAGTGGTATGTTTCACTTGTTCTTTGTGTGATACATTCAAAGTAGTCATTAATGTCTAGCATCCTTTGCTAATCAATCAATAGACATAAATTACACACATACTCCTACTTTTTGTTGCTGTCAACTCTTCTATTGTTAAAGAGGGACAAAATTTGCAGGAAATTTGAC
This window harbors:
- the LOC131079253 gene encoding caffeic acid 3-O-methyltransferase 1-like; amino-acid sequence: MASLESSMEAHLQLYEIFLTAAKPMALQAAVLLNIPDIIGSQNQLSVEEIASHISASTNKPVHIDYLSRIMRLLASIGVFTEETTADNRAFKYGPTGLSKLLANNEPQESSAPTLLFLNQNIMTQGYQYLHDTVIDGCQAFSKANGMSIFEYNSKNSEANRMFNDAMTAQTSSVMASVCKVYDGFKSFKSVVDVAGGVGSALSTIVKEYPHIHGINFDLPHVVRTAPPTKGVEHVEGNMFEEIPSADSIFIKTVLHNWDDEHCLKILKKSYDAVTEDGKVLIVDAVIDKTKRSKSQVGLLSDILMMAVSTDGKERTEDEFKNLFYKAGFKGYSIIELPFYLSLIEVSK